A region of Streptomyces sp. TG1A-60 DNA encodes the following proteins:
- a CDS encoding PPA1309 family protein — protein MSNTPMAANPLTRAVLEIDEYASGLGWDQPTRLFALVDTARLRSQEPALAAQLGLQDASESAGLTPIEQDEIPAGKALDDFLGTIAWPDAVVGCALTVERLMLPPSAEASVPENLDGSRLTQWVASHPDRQEVRMTVAVLRDGSRDSALRLRDKDTPTEVLTGPELVPGLAEALSATFVD, from the coding sequence ATGTCCAACACTCCCATGGCAGCGAACCCCCTCACCCGGGCGGTGCTCGAAATCGACGAGTACGCCTCGGGCCTCGGCTGGGACCAGCCCACTCGCCTCTTCGCCCTCGTGGATACCGCGCGTCTGCGGTCCCAGGAACCCGCCCTCGCGGCCCAGCTAGGCCTCCAGGACGCGTCCGAGTCCGCGGGCCTCACCCCGATCGAGCAGGACGAGATCCCCGCCGGCAAGGCGCTGGACGACTTCCTCGGCACCATCGCCTGGCCCGACGCGGTGGTCGGCTGCGCGCTGACCGTGGAGCGGCTGATGCTGCCGCCGTCCGCCGAGGCGTCCGTCCCCGAGAACCTCGACGGGTCCCGCCTCACCCAGTGGGTCGCCTCCCACCCGGACCGTCAGGAGGTCCGTATGACGGTGGCCGTCCTCCGTGACGGCTCCCGCGACTCCGCCCTGCGCCTGCGCGACAAGGACACCCCGACCGAAGTCCTCACCGGCCCCGAACTCGTACCGGGCCTGGCGGAGGCCCTGTCCGCGACCTTCGTGGACTGA
- a CDS encoding PDZ domain-containing protein, producing MPRRTATMLASTLMLIALLCAGVFIPVPYAEMSPGPTVNTLGEHDGEPVLQISGRKTYAATGHLNMTTVRVTSADYRMNLVEAVYGWLAHDNKVVPHDTLYPDGKTEEQSTQENAEEFSQSQESAKVAALKQLDIPVKSWVIVSTVLKDSPAEGKLHAGDVIKSVDGTAVKVPEDVAKLVTRHKPGEDVDFVIVPAKAQAAAEKANRTATETEKVTITTARSDDSGEERAIVGISAGTDHTFPFTIDIKLADVGGPSAGLMFALGIYDKLTPGNLTGGTFVAGTGTIDDEGRVGPIGGIEMKTVGARDKGAQYFLTPEDNCASAAKDTPDGLTLVKVDTIEDALGALKDIRSGDTADLPKCTIEG from the coding sequence ATGCCACGCCGCACCGCGACGATGCTCGCCTCCACCCTGATGCTGATCGCGCTCCTGTGCGCGGGAGTGTTCATTCCCGTGCCTTATGCGGAGATGTCACCGGGGCCGACGGTGAACACGCTCGGGGAGCACGACGGCGAGCCGGTGCTGCAGATCTCCGGGCGTAAGACGTATGCGGCGACCGGCCACCTCAACATGACGACGGTCAGGGTCACCAGCGCCGACTACAGGATGAACCTCGTCGAGGCCGTGTACGGCTGGCTTGCGCACGACAACAAGGTCGTTCCGCACGACACGCTGTACCCGGACGGCAAGACCGAGGAGCAGTCGACCCAGGAGAACGCGGAGGAGTTCAGCCAGTCCCAGGAGAGCGCCAAGGTCGCGGCCCTGAAGCAGTTGGACATCCCGGTGAAGTCCTGGGTGATCGTCTCCACCGTCCTCAAGGACTCCCCGGCAGAGGGCAAGCTGCACGCCGGTGACGTGATCAAGTCCGTCGACGGTACGGCGGTCAAGGTCCCCGAGGACGTCGCGAAACTCGTCACCCGGCACAAGCCGGGCGAGGACGTCGACTTCGTCATCGTGCCCGCCAAGGCGCAGGCCGCCGCCGAGAAGGCGAACAGGACGGCGACCGAGACCGAGAAGGTCACGATCACCACGGCCAGGTCCGACGACTCGGGCGAGGAGCGGGCCATCGTCGGGATCTCCGCCGGAACCGACCACACCTTCCCGTTCACCATCGACATCAAGCTCGCCGACGTCGGCGGCCCGAGCGCCGGACTGATGTTCGCCCTCGGTATCTACGACAAGCTGACGCCGGGCAATCTGACGGGCGGCACGTTCGTGGCCGGCACCGGCACGATCGACGACGAGGGCAGGGTCGGCCCCATCGGCGGCATCGAGATGAAGACGGTCGGCGCGCGCGACAAGGGCGCCCAGTACTTCCTGACGCCCGAGGACAACTGCGCCTCGGCCGCCAAGGACACCCCGGACGGACTCACCCTCGTCAAGGTCGACACCATCGAGGACGCGCTCGGCGCCCTCAAGGACATCCGCTCCGGCGACACCGCCGACCTGCCGAAGTGCACCATCGAGGGCTGA
- a CDS encoding molybdenum cofactor biosynthesis protein MoaE has translation MAVNDDHPGERGAEKPVRLIGVRETVLSVDEVFRAVGDDAAGGTALFVGTVRNHDGGADVDELGYSCHPTAEAEMRRIAEAVVAEYPVRALAAVHRVGDLKVGDLAVVVAVSCPHRGEAFEACRKLIDDLKHEVPIWKRQKFSDGTEQWVGAC, from the coding sequence ATGGCAGTGAATGATGATCATCCCGGTGAGCGGGGGGCTGAGAAGCCCGTCAGGCTGATCGGTGTTCGGGAGACGGTGCTCTCCGTGGACGAGGTGTTCCGGGCGGTGGGGGACGACGCGGCCGGGGGGACCGCGCTGTTCGTGGGCACCGTGCGGAATCACGACGGGGGAGCCGATGTGGACGAGCTCGGCTATTCGTGTCATCCGACGGCCGAAGCCGAGATGCGGCGGATCGCGGAGGCGGTGGTCGCGGAGTATCCGGTGCGGGCGCTCGCGGCCGTGCACCGGGTGGGGGACCTGAAGGTCGGGGACCTGGCCGTGGTCGTCGCCGTGTCGTGTCCGCACCGGGGCGAAGCCTTCGAGGCGTGCCGGAAACTCATCGATGATCTGAAGCACGAGGTGCCCATCTGGAAGCGTCAGAAGTTCTCCGACGGTACGGAGCAATGGGTGGGGGCCTGCTGA
- a CDS encoding SDR family oxidoreductase, which produces MSSPDPQVRAARNHSTSPAARGPVVAVTGAASGVGALLAERLADSEEIRQVIAIDERRGECASAQWHILDVRDPAIAEKLRGADVVVHLAVDLDLGADSAARSAYNVRGTQTVLTAAAAAGVHRVVLCTSAMVYGALPDNELPLLEDAELRATAEATGVGDLLEIERLARRAPRAHPGLNVTVVRPAVLVGGTDTALTRYFESPRLLVVAGSRPAWQFCHVEDLCGALEYAVLEKVDGELAVGCEGWLEQEEVEELSGIRRMELPSAVALGAAARLHRIGLTPSPAGDLAYTMYPWVVSGSRLHEAGWRPLWTNEEVLAELLEEVAGRHTVAGRRLGRKDATAAGAAGATVALLGTAALVRRARKARRRI; this is translated from the coding sequence GTGAGTTCCCCAGATCCGCAGGTTCGCGCAGCGCGAAACCACTCAACCAGTCCCGCCGCGCGCGGGCCCGTCGTCGCGGTCACCGGTGCCGCGTCCGGCGTCGGAGCGCTGCTCGCCGAGCGGCTCGCCGACTCCGAAGAGATCCGGCAGGTCATCGCCATCGACGAGCGGCGCGGCGAGTGCGCGTCCGCCCAGTGGCACATCCTGGACGTGCGGGACCCGGCCATCGCCGAGAAGCTGCGCGGGGCGGATGTCGTGGTGCACCTCGCGGTCGACCTCGACCTGGGCGCGGACTCGGCGGCCCGCAGCGCGTACAACGTGCGCGGCACTCAGACCGTGCTCACGGCGGCGGCCGCCGCCGGGGTGCACCGGGTCGTGTTGTGCACCTCGGCGATGGTCTACGGAGCACTGCCCGACAACGAACTGCCGCTCCTGGAGGACGCCGAGCTGCGGGCGACCGCCGAGGCCACCGGCGTCGGCGATCTGCTGGAGATCGAGCGGCTCGCGCGCCGGGCGCCGCGCGCCCACCCGGGCCTCAATGTCACGGTCGTACGGCCGGCCGTCCTCGTCGGGGGCACGGACACAGCGCTGACCAGGTATTTCGAGTCGCCTCGGCTACTGGTGGTGGCCGGGTCGCGGCCCGCCTGGCAGTTCTGTCACGTCGAAGACCTGTGCGGAGCGCTGGAGTACGCCGTCCTGGAGAAGGTCGACGGGGAGCTGGCCGTCGGGTGCGAGGGGTGGCTGGAGCAGGAGGAGGTCGAGGAGCTCAGCGGGATCCGGCGCATGGAGCTGCCGTCCGCGGTCGCGCTCGGCGCCGCGGCCCGGCTGCACCGGATCGGGCTGACGCCATCGCCGGCCGGGGATCTGGCGTACACGATGTATCCGTGGGTCGTCAGCGGGAGCCGGCTGCACGAGGCAGGGTGGCGGCCCCTGTGGACGAACGAGGAAGTGCTCGCGGAGCTGCTGGAGGAGGTCGCGGGGCGGCACACCGTGGCGGGACGACGGCTGGGGCGCAAGGACGCGACGGCGGCGGGCGCCGCGGGTGCGACGGTCGCGCTCCTGGGTACGGCGGCGTTGGTACGGCGGGCCCGGAAGGCTCGGCGGCGGATCTGA
- a CDS encoding zinc-dependent metalloprotease: protein MSDTPFGFGLPPEEPDDGDEGKKKDQESGGGQGPANPFGFGFPGAGGPGADNPFAAMFGSMNPTDLGAAFQQLGQMLSYEGGPVNWDMAKQIARQTVSQGTADGTKDASIGPAERTAVEEAVRLADLWLDDATSLPSGAGSAVAWSRAEWVEATLPAWKELVDPVAERVGGAMGDILPEEMQAMAGPLIGMMKSMGGAMFGQQIGQAVGVLAGEVVGSTDVGLPLGPAGKAALLPLNVAAFGEDLGVATDEVRLYLALREAAHQRLFAHVPWLRSHLFGAVEGYARGIKVDTAKLEDVVGQFDPQNPEELQQALQQGMFQPEDTPEQKAALARLETALALVEGWVDAVVHAAAKPRLSSADALRETLRRRRATGGPAEQTFATLIGLELRPRRLRDASRLWASLTDARGVDGRDALWAHPDMLPTASDLDDPDGFVHREQLDFSELDKMLGEAAGGSTDKPDPKQKDDDTE from the coding sequence GTGAGTGACACCCCATTCGGATTCGGCCTTCCGCCGGAGGAGCCGGACGACGGCGACGAGGGCAAGAAGAAGGACCAGGAGAGCGGTGGTGGTCAGGGACCGGCCAACCCGTTCGGCTTCGGGTTTCCCGGTGCCGGCGGCCCCGGCGCCGACAATCCGTTCGCCGCGATGTTCGGTTCCATGAACCCCACCGACCTGGGCGCCGCCTTCCAGCAGCTGGGCCAGATGCTCTCGTACGAGGGCGGTCCGGTGAACTGGGACATGGCCAAGCAGATCGCCCGCCAGACGGTCTCCCAGGGGACCGCGGACGGCACGAAGGACGCGAGCATCGGCCCCGCCGAGCGCACCGCCGTCGAGGAGGCCGTCCGCCTGGCCGACCTGTGGCTGGACGACGCGACGTCCCTGCCGTCCGGCGCCGGCTCCGCCGTGGCGTGGAGCCGCGCGGAGTGGGTGGAGGCGACCCTGCCCGCCTGGAAGGAGCTCGTCGACCCGGTGGCCGAGCGGGTCGGCGGCGCCATGGGCGACATCCTGCCGGAGGAGATGCAGGCCATGGCCGGCCCGCTGATCGGCATGATGAAGTCGATGGGCGGCGCCATGTTCGGCCAGCAGATCGGCCAGGCCGTGGGCGTGCTCGCGGGCGAGGTTGTCGGCTCGACCGACGTCGGCCTGCCGCTCGGCCCGGCCGGCAAGGCCGCGCTGCTGCCGCTGAACGTGGCGGCGTTCGGCGAGGACCTGGGCGTCGCCACGGACGAGGTGCGGCTCTACCTGGCCCTGCGCGAGGCCGCCCACCAGCGGCTCTTCGCCCATGTCCCGTGGCTGCGCTCGCACCTGTTCGGCGCGGTCGAGGGCTACGCGCGCGGGATCAAGGTCGACACGGCCAAGCTGGAGGACGTGGTCGGCCAGTTCGACCCGCAGAACCCCGAGGAGCTGCAGCAGGCGCTCCAGCAGGGCATGTTCCAGCCGGAGGACACTCCGGAGCAGAAGGCCGCCCTGGCTCGTCTGGAGACGGCACTGGCGCTGGTGGAGGGGTGGGTGGACGCGGTGGTGCACGCCGCCGCCAAGCCGCGACTGTCGTCCGCGGACGCCCTGCGCGAGACGCTGCGCCGCCGGCGCGCCACCGGCGGTCCGGCCGAGCAGACCTTCGCCACGCTCATCGGCCTGGAGCTGCGCCCCCGCCGCCTGCGTGACGCCTCCCGCCTGTGGGCCTCCCTCACGGACGCGCGCGGTGTCGACGGCCGTGACGCCCTGTGGGCCCACCCGGACATGCTGCCCACCGCCTCCGACCTGGACGACCCGGACGGCTTCGTCCACCGAGAGCAGCTGGACTTCTCCGAGCTGGACAAGATGCTCGGCGAGGCCGCGGGCGGCTCCACCGACAAGCCTGATCCGAAGCAGAAGGACGACGACACCGAGTGA
- a CDS encoding NUDIX hydrolase gives MSLHDDAVLVLKSYEDQAELRQAYLDHLAAHPDGMWKACGAGHITASSLVIDPERGQVLLTLHKKLRIWLQMGGHCEPEDTTLADAALREATEESGIAGLTLLPGGPVRLDRHETPCAWHLDVQYAALAPAGAVEVISDESLDLRWFPYDEVATVADESVVRLLEATRARL, from the coding sequence GTGAGCCTGCACGACGACGCGGTCCTCGTACTGAAGAGCTACGAGGACCAGGCCGAGCTGCGCCAGGCGTATCTGGACCATCTGGCGGCCCACCCGGACGGCATGTGGAAGGCGTGCGGCGCCGGGCACATCACGGCGAGCAGCCTGGTGATCGACCCCGAGCGCGGGCAGGTGCTGCTCACCCTCCACAAGAAGCTGCGCATATGGCTCCAGATGGGCGGCCACTGCGAGCCCGAGGACACCACCCTGGCGGACGCGGCCCTGCGCGAGGCGACGGAGGAGTCCGGCATCGCGGGTCTGACGCTCCTGCCGGGTGGCCCGGTCCGCCTCGACCGCCATGAGACCCCGTGCGCCTGGCACCTGGACGTCCAGTACGCGGCTCTCGCCCCCGCCGGAGCCGTGGAGGTGATCAGCGACGAGTCCCTCGACCTGCGCTGGTTCCCCTACGACGAGGTGGCGACCGTGGCCGACGAGTCGGTCGTACGGCTGCTGGAGGCCACGCGGGCGCGGCTCTGA
- a CDS encoding AIM24 family protein produces MHSTLFAHIPVNHTERYTLQNPQLLKTDVTIGSSPVLARQGAMAAFEGQVDFDSQYRNRSWRNAERMTGERLELMRCKGNGIVYLANFAQYLHIMEAGNGITVDSSAVLAFDGSLNVGIVAVDSAVEVASAGAYNLELSGDGKVVLMTSGEPLTLEVTPEKNVCVDSDAVIAWSTSLRTQLQAPTSTSAVWRRRGSTGEGWEMHFSGHGHVLVQPSELLPPQHLRTSGVLGQFGMGSAGLTGNSLGGSRN; encoded by the coding sequence ATGCACAGCACACTCTTCGCGCACATTCCGGTGAACCACACGGAGCGCTACACACTGCAGAACCCCCAGTTGCTCAAGACCGACGTCACGATCGGCAGCAGCCCCGTCCTGGCCCGCCAGGGCGCGATGGCCGCCTTCGAGGGGCAGGTCGACTTCGACAGCCAGTACCGCAACCGCAGCTGGCGCAATGCCGAGCGGATGACCGGTGAGCGGCTCGAACTCATGCGCTGCAAGGGCAACGGGATCGTCTATCTCGCCAACTTCGCGCAGTACCTGCACATCATGGAGGCCGGCAACGGCATCACCGTCGACTCCTCCGCCGTACTCGCCTTCGACGGCTCGCTCAACGTCGGCATCGTCGCCGTGGACAGCGCCGTCGAGGTGGCCTCGGCGGGGGCGTACAACCTGGAGCTCTCCGGTGACGGCAAGGTGGTCCTGATGACCTCGGGCGAGCCGCTGACCCTCGAAGTGACCCCCGAGAAGAACGTCTGCGTCGACTCGGACGCCGTCATCGCCTGGTCCACGTCACTGCGCACACAGCTCCAGGCGCCGACCTCCACCTCCGCCGTGTGGCGCCGCCGGGGCTCCACCGGTGAGGGCTGGGAGATGCACTTCTCCGGCCACGGACACGTCCTCGTACAGCCGAGCGAACTGCTGCCGCCGCAGCACCTGCGTACGTCCGGGGTCCTCGGACAGTTCGGCATGGGCTCCGCCGGACTGACCGGGAACTCCCTCGGGGGCAGCCGCAACTGA
- a CDS encoding AIM24 family protein: MDLQTLNAHRSASTGVRMGVHSSKTLKVTMVTGQDLLAKAGSMIAYDGYVQFDGPPATLRRSAEEMVTGEGGKLMLCRGDGDLYLADYGGDVLVLHLNNEALSVNGPALLACDASLQLTIEPVKGLAKLSGSGLTNLVIRGTGWVALVSRGVPISLDCGERETYVDPDALIAWTDGLDMKARRTIKAGALIGRGSGEAFQIGFKGQGFVVVQPSEDTGDRFKIRG, translated from the coding sequence ATGGACCTCCAGACACTCAACGCGCACCGCTCCGCGTCCACCGGCGTCCGCATGGGCGTGCACAGCTCCAAGACGCTCAAGGTCACCATGGTCACCGGCCAGGACCTCCTGGCCAAGGCCGGCTCGATGATCGCCTACGACGGCTACGTACAGTTCGACGGCCCGCCCGCCACGCTGCGCCGCAGCGCCGAGGAGATGGTCACCGGCGAGGGCGGCAAGCTGATGCTCTGCCGGGGCGACGGCGACCTCTACCTCGCCGACTACGGCGGCGACGTCCTCGTCCTCCACCTGAACAACGAGGCACTGTCCGTCAACGGCCCCGCCCTGCTGGCCTGCGACGCCTCCCTCCAGCTCACCATCGAGCCGGTCAAGGGCCTCGCCAAGCTCTCCGGCTCCGGCCTCACCAACCTCGTGATCCGCGGCACCGGATGGGTCGCCCTGGTCAGTCGGGGCGTGCCGATCTCCCTCGACTGCGGCGAACGGGAGACCTACGTCGACCCGGACGCGCTGATCGCCTGGACCGACGGCCTCGACATGAAGGCCCGCCGCACGATCAAGGCCGGCGCGCTCATCGGCCGGGGCAGCGGGGAGGCATTCCAGATCGGGTTCAAGGGGCAGGGCTTCGTGGTCGTCCAGCCCAGCGAGGACACCGGCGACCGTTTCAAGATCCGTGGCTGA
- a CDS encoding TerD family protein, whose translation MAREFQRGHKAKISDLTAGTDLYVGVQISGPGLTFDISCFGLDADERLSDDRYFVFFNQPKSPEESIQLLGAQPGDTESFRVTLDKIPPRIQKLSFTATLDGSGQMSQISPGYIRIVAGGEEVARYPFEGSEFSTERAVMLGDFYLKDVWRFAAVGQGFDGGLDALLKNFGGEVAEEEPAAPQQPQTEAGPGFAPPAFGAPAAPPAPAPVPAQGFAPPPAPAPSVHTAPTIVAPLSTPPGGTAAPAPQGGPFAPPGAPPQGGLFTPPGAAPQGGPFTPPGAPAAFPGHSQPFGGGAHLAPVPPEAGLRVVLTKYSEAPVGDRWTEQNPQLVRTTLTKGANILAKQGSMVAYQGDIDFAHKGSGLLGKLTGQLTGQGMALMRCSGDGEVFLADEGSHLFVIRLENEQLYTSARGVLAFDEALDTEIRRIEGAGLPGGGLFSMLFSGTGAVVVKTRGVPVVLPVGPATYVDGNAVIAWSAGAQAVTTTSLRLRRSGYARQTQEAVNLQFRGAPGNFVVVQPFEV comes from the coding sequence ATGGCCAGGGAATTCCAACGCGGCCACAAGGCCAAGATCAGTGACCTCACCGCCGGTACGGATCTGTACGTAGGCGTACAGATCTCCGGCCCCGGGCTGACCTTCGACATCAGCTGCTTCGGTCTGGACGCCGACGAACGGCTCTCGGACGACCGTTACTTCGTCTTCTTCAACCAGCCGAAGAGCCCGGAGGAGTCGATCCAGCTCCTGGGGGCCCAGCCGGGTGACACGGAGTCCTTCCGCGTCACCCTCGACAAGATCCCGCCGCGGATCCAGAAGCTGTCCTTCACGGCGACGCTCGACGGCAGCGGGCAGATGTCGCAGATCAGCCCCGGCTACATCCGGATCGTCGCGGGCGGTGAGGAAGTGGCCCGGTACCCGTTCGAGGGCTCGGAGTTCTCCACCGAGCGCGCCGTGATGCTGGGCGACTTCTACCTGAAGGACGTATGGCGGTTCGCGGCCGTCGGACAGGGCTTCGACGGCGGCCTCGACGCGTTGCTGAAGAACTTCGGCGGCGAGGTCGCCGAGGAGGAGCCCGCCGCGCCGCAGCAGCCGCAGACCGAAGCCGGGCCCGGCTTCGCCCCACCCGCGTTCGGCGCCCCCGCCGCTCCGCCCGCACCGGCCCCGGTGCCCGCGCAGGGGTTCGCGCCGCCCCCGGCGCCCGCACCCTCCGTACACACCGCACCGACCATCGTCGCGCCCCTGAGCACGCCGCCCGGCGGCACCGCTGCGCCCGCACCGCAGGGTGGGCCCTTCGCGCCTCCCGGTGCCCCGCCTCAGGGTGGCCTCTTCACGCCTCCGGGGGCCGCGCCCCAGGGCGGCCCGTTCACGCCTCCCGGCGCCCCCGCGGCCTTCCCGGGGCACTCCCAGCCCTTCGGCGGTGGTGCGCATCTCGCGCCGGTGCCCCCGGAGGCGGGCCTGCGCGTCGTCCTGACGAAGTACTCCGAGGCACCCGTCGGCGACCGCTGGACCGAGCAGAACCCACAGCTCGTGCGGACGACGCTCACCAAGGGCGCCAACATCCTCGCCAAGCAGGGCAGCATGGTCGCCTACCAGGGCGATATCGACTTCGCCCACAAGGGTTCCGGACTGCTCGGCAAGTTGACGGGTCAGCTCACGGGCCAGGGCATGGCCCTGATGCGCTGCTCCGGAGACGGTGAGGTGTTCCTCGCCGACGAGGGCAGCCACCTCTTCGTCATCCGTCTGGAGAACGAGCAGCTCTACACCAGCGCGCGCGGGGTCCTCGCCTTCGACGAGGCCCTGGACACCGAGATCCGCCGCATCGAGGGCGCGGGCCTGCCCGGTGGCGGCCTGTTCAGCATGCTCTTCTCCGGCACGGGCGCGGTCGTGGTCAAGACGCGCGGCGTTCCCGTCGTTCTGCCCGTCGGCCCGGCCACCTACGTCGACGGCAACGCCGTCATCGCCTGGTCCGCCGGCGCGCAGGCCGTCACCACGACCTCGCTCCGGCTGCGCCGTTCCGGGTACGCCCGGCAGACCCAGGAGGCCGTGAACCTCCAGTTCCGCGGTGCCCCCGGCAACTTCGTCGTCGTCCAGCCCTTCGAGGTGTGA
- a CDS encoding M48 family metallopeptidase, giving the protein MPADPLHRAGKPQRSTTSQPPSGSGASAIEVRRSARRRRTVSAYREGDRTVVLIPARMSEAEEQRWVTVMLDKLAAQESKRLLGDAELVERAARLSDQYFGGRARPTSVRWVTNQNTRWGSCTPAEGSIRLSHRLQGMPEYVVDYVLVHELAHLLVPGHGPRFWQLLEAYPRTERARGYLEGVVAADRLPRLPVTRDE; this is encoded by the coding sequence GTGCCCGCCGACCCACTGCACCGCGCCGGAAAGCCACAGCGCAGCACGACGAGCCAGCCGCCAAGCGGCTCGGGGGCGAGCGCGATCGAGGTCCGCAGGAGCGCGCGACGGCGCAGAACGGTCTCCGCGTACCGCGAGGGCGATCGCACCGTCGTGCTCATCCCCGCTCGGATGTCCGAGGCGGAGGAGCAGCGCTGGGTGACCGTCATGCTCGACAAGCTGGCGGCGCAGGAAAGCAAACGGCTCCTCGGTGACGCCGAGCTGGTGGAGCGCGCCGCCCGGCTCTCGGACCAGTACTTCGGCGGTCGGGCCCGGCCCACCTCGGTCCGCTGGGTCACCAACCAGAACACCCGCTGGGGCTCGTGCACCCCCGCAGAGGGAAGCATCCGTCTTTCGCACCGGCTGCAGGGCATGCCCGAGTACGTCGTCGACTACGTCCTTGTCCACGAACTCGCCCATCTGCTCGTACCAGGTCATGGGCCCCGCTTCTGGCAGCTGCTGGAGGCCTATCCCCGTACCGAGCGCGCTCGCGGCTACCTCGAAGGGGTGGTCGCCGCCGACCGGCTGCCTCGTCTGCCGGTCACGCGCGACGAGTGA
- a CDS encoding TOMM precursor leader peptide-binding protein encodes MHPMVKPALRRGWRDLNTVQFGLAPAHAMMLGPMDTATGSFLALLDGTRGLPLLRDEGRRMGLPDGHVDGLVDRLARSGLLDDATGGGPAADALRGKREVLDRLRPDAATLSLVTPDPGDAMTRLAARRSLRVQVRGAGRVGAVLASLLSGAGVGEVDVRDVGRVEPWDVTPGGLPAESIGERRDAAARRAARHAAPDRPPRRRRGPQPPPADPSADMRANRLREEPGFSLVVLAPRDGVDVHAPKPTAAEPLIASGTPHLYAGVVEGTGVVGPLVLPGETGCAGCLDQSRTDRDETWPRLVAQWRSGRPRQVEACDLTLATTVAGLAAGHTLAFLDGQVPSSVGARWEVSVPGFDWHPRPVWPHPACSCAAADTGAAGKGNGEHVAKDGEARETMAGHQRSTRLSRKAHAAQPAGTWRAHV; translated from the coding sequence ATGCATCCGATGGTGAAGCCCGCGCTCCGGCGCGGCTGGCGGGATCTCAACACCGTGCAGTTCGGTCTGGCGCCGGCGCACGCCATGATGCTGGGCCCGATGGACACGGCGACAGGCAGCTTCCTCGCGCTGCTCGACGGCACACGCGGGCTGCCGCTCCTGCGTGACGAGGGGCGCCGCATGGGTCTTCCGGACGGTCATGTGGACGGGCTGGTGGACCGGCTGGCCCGGTCCGGGCTGCTGGACGACGCGACGGGCGGCGGCCCGGCCGCGGACGCCCTGCGGGGCAAACGCGAGGTCCTGGACCGATTGCGGCCCGACGCCGCCACACTCTCTCTGGTCACGCCCGACCCGGGCGACGCCATGACACGTCTGGCCGCCCGCCGGTCACTGAGAGTGCAGGTACGGGGTGCGGGGCGGGTGGGGGCGGTGCTCGCCTCACTGCTGTCGGGGGCCGGAGTCGGCGAGGTCGACGTCCGCGATGTCGGCCGGGTCGAGCCATGGGACGTGACGCCGGGTGGCCTGCCGGCCGAGTCGATCGGCGAGCGCCGGGACGCGGCGGCACGCCGGGCCGCCCGCCACGCGGCACCCGATCGTCCGCCCCGGCGCCGCCGCGGACCCCAGCCGCCGCCGGCGGACCCGTCCGCGGACATGCGGGCGAACCGCCTCCGCGAGGAGCCCGGCTTCTCACTGGTGGTCCTCGCCCCGCGCGACGGTGTCGACGTCCACGCCCCGAAGCCCACCGCCGCCGAGCCGCTCATCGCCTCCGGTACACCACACCTGTACGCCGGAGTGGTGGAGGGGACGGGTGTGGTCGGACCCTTGGTCCTGCCCGGTGAGACGGGCTGCGCGGGCTGTCTCGACCAGAGCCGTACCGACCGCGACGAGACCTGGCCGCGGCTGGTCGCGCAGTGGCGGTCCGGCCGTCCGCGCCAGGTCGAGGCGTGCGATCTGACTCTGGCCACGACCGTCGCCGGACTGGCCGCAGGGCATACGCTCGCCTTCCTCGACGGGCAGGTCCCCTCCAGCGTCGGCGCCCGCTGGGAGGTCTCGGTGCCGGGCTTCGACTGGCACCCACGCCCGGTGTGGCCGCATCCGGCATGTTCCTGCGCGGCTGCCGACACAGGTGCCGCCGGAAAAGGTAACGGGGAACACGTCGCAAAGGACGGGGAGGCACGCGAGACAATGGCTGGGCATCAGCGGTCAACGAGGCTGTCTCGCAAGGCACACGCGGCACAGCCTGCTGGGACTTGGAGGGCGCATGTCTGA